The Edaphobacter sp. 12200R-103 genome contains a region encoding:
- a CDS encoding TonB-dependent siderophore receptor, translated as MPTFQPLLRSFSSCPFRAVCFALLISLYPAHRVLAESGPAPADPASAAAESAVPCDNSSTGSHKLSGLVTDPTRAAIGNARLTFTCGNFVTSTTTDGVGAFSITILDGNYHLQVQALNFSNLNREIHVDSASEATPLNLQLEIGQVSHSVTVSAGSEYAVAETLSGTKTDLPLSETPQAITVVNRQIMDAQNVVKLDDALKNVAGVMPGGYYDGWDYYRIRGFDASFNTYIDGLRGGNGMMEEPWALESVEVLKGPSSALYGQSVLGGLVNIVTRKPVPDRFAHVQLTAGSFSFVDPAIDVGGSLNSSHTVYGRLTALYHSADSYVNYAFRHRYYIAPSLTWKPAAGTSLTLLGRVQRDNGRNAMPLPALGTALPNINGPIAISTYDGELEANANKFSEANQQFGYQFRHAINEFISFRQNARFAWYQQDWNRIYYPSFLGADQRTLYRYPLSWHGPWENHEVDSNFEAHGSFWKMEHSALFGVDYYRHPATARGYIGKDEPLDLYHPVYGANPLQPVELYTTSNTVTQYTGIYLQDHIRLPQHITITAGGRIDFAKNENKGSPNQNDTGLTPRIGITWQAIPSTAFYASFSKSFMPQSGFIYDGSISGAFIAPERGQQWEGGAKSSFWADKLITTVALFQLERGNVSTSDPDHPNFYLVTGTQRSRGVELEATLHPLPGWNLTSAYSYVNAIVTHDTTLPVGTPTINAPKNIFNIWSTYDIQRGFARGLGFGVGGRHYTDQSGDLANSFQLPGYGIVDASVTYRRGPTQWQLNVNNFGNKRYWAGSYSDVYVKPGEPRVIRGTVSWNF; from the coding sequence ATGCCTACGTTCCAACCTTTATTGCGCTCCTTTTCGTCTTGCCCCTTCAGGGCTGTGTGCTTTGCTCTTTTGATCTCGCTCTATCCCGCGCATCGCGTACTGGCTGAGTCAGGCCCAGCGCCTGCGGACCCGGCTTCGGCCGCCGCTGAGAGTGCCGTTCCATGCGATAACAGCAGCACCGGCAGCCATAAGCTCTCCGGCCTTGTCACCGATCCCACGCGAGCTGCCATCGGCAACGCCCGGCTTACCTTCACCTGCGGAAACTTCGTCACCAGCACCACCACGGATGGAGTCGGCGCCTTCAGCATCACCATCCTTGATGGCAACTATCACCTCCAGGTCCAGGCTCTGAACTTCTCCAATCTCAACCGCGAGATTCACGTGGATTCCGCCTCCGAGGCGACCCCGTTGAACCTCCAGCTTGAAATCGGTCAGGTAAGTCACTCCGTTACCGTCTCTGCCGGCAGCGAGTACGCCGTAGCCGAGACCCTCAGCGGAACCAAAACCGATCTGCCGCTCTCCGAAACTCCTCAGGCCATCACCGTCGTCAACCGGCAGATCATGGATGCACAGAATGTCGTCAAGCTCGACGACGCGCTTAAGAATGTTGCCGGAGTTATGCCGGGCGGTTACTACGACGGCTGGGACTACTATCGCATCCGCGGCTTCGATGCCTCATTCAACACCTACATCGACGGCCTTCGCGGCGGCAATGGAATGATGGAGGAGCCCTGGGCTCTCGAATCGGTCGAGGTCCTCAAAGGACCCTCTTCCGCGCTCTACGGCCAGAGCGTCCTCGGCGGACTGGTCAATATCGTTACCCGTAAGCCTGTGCCGGACCGCTTCGCGCACGTGCAGCTCACCGCAGGCTCCTTCAGCTTCGTCGACCCCGCGATTGACGTAGGCGGCTCGCTCAACTCCTCTCACACTGTCTACGGCCGCCTCACCGCTCTCTACCACTCAGCGGACTCCTACGTGAACTACGCCTTCCGCCATCGCTACTACATCGCGCCGTCGCTCACGTGGAAACCCGCTGCCGGAACCTCCCTCACCCTGCTCGGCCGGGTACAACGGGACAACGGTCGCAATGCGATGCCGTTGCCCGCACTTGGAACTGCTCTTCCCAATATCAACGGCCCGATCGCTATCAGCACCTACGATGGTGAGCTCGAAGCTAACGCAAACAAGTTCTCCGAAGCCAACCAGCAGTTCGGCTATCAGTTCCGCCACGCCATCAACGAGTTCATTTCATTCCGGCAGAACGCACGCTTCGCCTGGTATCAACAGGATTGGAACCGTATCTACTACCCATCCTTCCTGGGCGCCGACCAGCGCACCCTTTATCGTTACCCGCTCTCCTGGCACGGTCCTTGGGAGAATCACGAAGTCGATTCGAACTTTGAGGCCCACGGCAGCTTTTGGAAGATGGAACATAGTGCCCTGTTCGGCGTCGATTACTACCGTCATCCCGCTACAGCCCGCGGTTACATTGGGAAGGATGAGCCCCTCGACCTGTACCACCCCGTCTATGGGGCCAATCCCTTACAACCGGTCGAGCTCTACACCACCAGCAATACCGTCACCCAGTACACCGGCATCTACCTGCAGGATCATATCCGCCTGCCGCAACACATCACGATAACCGCCGGTGGTCGTATCGATTTTGCAAAGAACGAGAACAAGGGCTCGCCAAACCAGAACGATACCGGGCTTACACCGCGTATCGGCATAACCTGGCAAGCCATCCCATCGACGGCCTTCTATGCCAGCTTCAGCAAATCCTTCATGCCGCAGTCCGGCTTCATCTATGACGGCTCCATCAGTGGCGCCTTTATCGCACCCGAACGCGGCCAGCAGTGGGAAGGTGGCGCAAAGAGCTCCTTCTGGGCAGACAAACTGATCACCACCGTTGCGCTCTTTCAGCTTGAGCGAGGAAATGTCTCTACCAGCGACCCTGATCATCCCAACTTCTATCTCGTTACCGGTACTCAGCGCAGCCGTGGCGTGGAGCTAGAGGCAACGCTCCATCCCCTTCCCGGCTGGAATCTCACCTCCGCCTACTCCTACGTCAACGCCATCGTCACGCATGACACGACACTGCCTGTCGGAACTCCCACCATCAACGCTCCCAAAAATATCTTCAATATCTGGAGCACGTACGATATCCAGCGCGGGTTTGCCCGCGGCCTGGGCTTCGGAGTCGGCGGTCGGCACTACACCGACCAGTCCGGCGATCTCGCCAACAGCTTCCAGCTTCCCGGCTACGGCATCGTCGACGCATCGGTCACCTATCGCCGCGGCCCCACCCAGTGGCAGCTCAACGTCAACAACTTTGGCAACAAGCGCTACTGGGCAGGCTCCTACAGCGATGTCTACGTCAAACCCGGCGAGCCACGCGTCATTCGCGGAACCGTCTCCTGGAACTTCTAG
- a CDS encoding VWA domain-containing protein, whose amino-acid sequence MLSILLVSLLAAWGTVQAHAQENPLGEIHTQAPPPPPKTPEDARPVVEGAGNVAASGTSRRGARLRVDVNLVLVPATVTDPMNRLVTGLERENFEIYDNNVGQIIKSFSTDDAPVTIGIVFDLSGSMNSKFNRARRALSEFLRTSNPQDEFFVVGFNDRPAVIVDYTSDIDDIEARMVMLKPENRTALIDAAYLGISKLRDAKYERKALLIISDGGDNRSRYTEGELRRAVRESDVQIYSIGIFDQYAPTQEEQLGPVLLSDICDMTGGRMFRVGDIADLGDIATRISAELRNEYVLGYRPSDMKKDGNWRKLKIKLVPPPGLPPLTVHNRQGYYAPSE is encoded by the coding sequence TTGCTTTCGATACTGCTGGTATCTCTGCTCGCTGCCTGGGGGACGGTGCAGGCCCATGCGCAGGAGAATCCTCTGGGGGAGATTCATACGCAGGCTCCGCCGCCCCCTCCTAAGACGCCGGAGGATGCCCGGCCAGTGGTTGAGGGAGCAGGAAACGTTGCGGCAAGTGGAACCTCCCGGCGCGGCGCCAGGCTACGCGTCGATGTAAATCTGGTCCTGGTGCCAGCCACCGTGACTGACCCGATGAACCGGCTGGTTACGGGGCTGGAGAGAGAGAACTTTGAGATCTACGACAATAATGTCGGCCAGATCATCAAGAGCTTTTCGACAGATGATGCCCCGGTCACGATCGGGATTGTCTTCGATCTGAGCGGCAGCATGAACTCCAAGTTCAACCGTGCCCGCCGGGCGCTTAGCGAGTTTCTGCGAACCTCCAACCCCCAGGACGAGTTTTTCGTGGTCGGCTTCAATGACAGGCCGGCAGTCATCGTTGATTACACGTCGGATATCGACGATATCGAGGCCCGTATGGTGATGCTGAAGCCGGAGAATCGCACGGCTTTAATTGATGCGGCTTATCTGGGAATCTCGAAGCTCCGCGATGCCAAGTATGAGCGCAAGGCTCTGTTGATTATCTCGGACGGAGGCGATAATCGCAGCCGTTATACGGAAGGCGAGCTGCGAAGGGCTGTTCGCGAGAGTGATGTGCAGATCTACTCCATCGGCATCTTCGATCAGTATGCGCCTACTCAGGAAGAGCAGCTTGGCCCAGTTCTGTTGAGCGATATCTGCGACATGACCGGGGGAAGAATGTTCCGCGTAGGAGACATCGCCGATCTGGGAGACATCGCAACGCGCATCAGCGCAGAGTTGAGAAACGAGTATGTGCTGGGGTATCGGCCGTCGGATATGAAGAAAGATGGAAACTGGCGTAAATTGAAGATAAAGCTGGTGCCACCGCCGGGGCTGCCGCCTCTCACGGTGCACAATCGCCAGGGGTACTATGCACCTTCGGAGTAA
- a CDS encoding DUF1015 domain-containing protein: MARVYPFRALRYNLGRVSMEDVVTQPYDKITPAMQDRYYAASPYNLVRIILGKHLPGDNEQENVYTRAAETFRSWRKDEILQEEAEPALYGYSQTYTVPHTNEVRERRGFIALGHLYDYADKVVFRHEQTFPKHKSDRMSLFKATRAYCEQIYMLYSDPAFTAEKLIFGVNGPGRVDSRPADLAITDEYGVVHKVWKLTDPTLINLLVTAMGDKKLIIADGHHRYETSVAYAKERSAQLKLPLNQPRDEDEKLSPSHLPSPPFPEAAMMMTFVNMDAPGITILPTHRVVHGIEGFSSPDFITRASAYFDIKELPSHDVSVLSSTDRTAFVAVTVDGSYLMTAKPEAIAPLLQDLPVRQRQLDVVQLHRIVLDKLLGLGQETITRLGSVSYLREADEAAAMVTDGDANIAFLIKPITLEQLKEVSLAGDVMPQKSTDFYPKLLSGLAIYALD, translated from the coding sequence ATGGCCCGCGTCTACCCATTCCGCGCTCTTCGCTATAACCTCGGCCGCGTCAGCATGGAAGACGTTGTCACCCAGCCGTACGACAAGATCACGCCGGCCATGCAGGACCGCTACTACGCGGCCAGCCCCTACAACCTGGTGCGCATCATCCTGGGCAAGCACCTGCCCGGCGATAACGAGCAGGAAAACGTCTATACCCGCGCGGCAGAGACATTTCGCTCCTGGCGCAAGGACGAGATCCTGCAGGAAGAGGCAGAGCCTGCACTCTATGGCTATTCTCAGACCTATACCGTTCCTCATACCAACGAAGTAAGAGAACGAAGAGGCTTTATCGCTCTCGGCCATCTCTACGACTACGCCGATAAGGTCGTCTTCCGCCACGAACAGACCTTTCCCAAGCATAAGAGCGACCGCATGAGCCTCTTCAAGGCTACGCGGGCGTACTGCGAACAAATCTATATGCTCTATTCGGATCCGGCCTTCACCGCCGAAAAGCTGATCTTTGGGGTCAACGGCCCTGGCCGGGTGGATTCCAGGCCTGCAGACCTGGCCATCACAGATGAGTATGGAGTCGTCCACAAGGTTTGGAAGCTGACCGATCCCACGTTGATCAACCTGCTGGTTACGGCAATGGGAGACAAGAAGCTGATTATCGCTGACGGCCACCATCGATACGAAACCTCGGTGGCCTACGCAAAGGAGCGTTCGGCGCAGCTGAAGCTGCCCCTGAACCAGCCGCGCGACGAAGACGAAAAGCTCTCCCCCAGCCATCTGCCGTCTCCTCCCTTCCCTGAAGCCGCAATGATGATGACCTTCGTCAATATGGACGCGCCCGGGATTACGATCCTGCCGACGCACCGCGTGGTCCACGGCATCGAAGGCTTTTCTTCGCCGGACTTTATTACCCGCGCCAGCGCCTACTTTGACATCAAGGAACTTCCATCCCACGACGTATCCGTTCTTTCTTCCACCGATCGCACTGCCTTTGTCGCCGTTACGGTCGATGGAAGCTACCTGATGACTGCCAAGCCCGAAGCGATCGCCCCCCTGCTGCAGGATTTGCCGGTCCGGCAGCGGCAACTGGACGTGGTGCAGCTTCACAGGATCGTCCTGGACAAGCTGCTGGGGCTCGGTCAGGAGACGATTACCCGGCTGGGAAGCGTAAGCTACCTGCGGGAGGCCGACGAAGCAGCCGCCATGGTAACCGATGGCGACGCGAACATCGCCTTTCTTATCAAGCCCATCACACTCGAACAGCTCAAAGAGGTCTCTTTGGCCGGCGATGTCATGCCTCAGAAATCGACCGACTTCTATCCGAAGCTCCTGAGCGGACTGGCAATCTACGCGCTGGATTAA
- a CDS encoding VWA domain-containing protein, whose amino-acid sequence MPCAAAAAMLLAGPVTASGLAGQGNPPQGSQQQASPTQPVQPSLTVDRDPVASPDPDISPSHAGEIQAPEGPSGPIHRGAGGKYTLRTDAYEVRLNATVLDSDGKSILTLNKDDFKVFEDGVPQTIASFRHEDLPVSVGILIDSSGSMYDKRAAVEEAALDLIKLSNKEDEAFVVDFSWEAFIDADFTNNIDKLREGLNYVKSSGGTAVYDALVASADYLAKNAKHPKQVLLVVTDGEDNASSATLEQAIRRIQDLDGPVIYSVGLLFGQDTDKRESRHARRVLETLSEQTGGVAYFPKSLKEVNSIAAQVAQDIRTQYTIAYHSTKSPTLGGYRQIRVEAKAKGMGKLSVRTRTGYYPHIASDAAAEGQATSAASQPDEASKRP is encoded by the coding sequence TTGCCGTGTGCGGCTGCGGCAGCTATGTTGCTGGCAGGGCCTGTGACGGCAAGCGGATTGGCTGGCCAAGGGAATCCACCTCAGGGATCGCAGCAGCAGGCGAGCCCGACTCAACCCGTTCAGCCGTCTCTCACGGTAGATCGTGATCCTGTGGCGTCGCCAGATCCTGACATATCTCCATCCCATGCCGGGGAGATTCAGGCGCCTGAGGGACCTTCTGGACCCATTCATCGGGGAGCCGGAGGAAAATACACCCTTCGCACAGACGCATATGAGGTCCGGCTGAACGCCACGGTCCTGGATTCCGATGGCAAGTCGATCCTCACTCTCAATAAGGACGACTTCAAGGTTTTTGAAGACGGCGTTCCCCAGACCATTGCCTCCTTCCGGCACGAGGATCTTCCTGTCTCTGTGGGAATCCTCATCGATAGCTCAGGATCGATGTACGATAAGCGCGCAGCGGTCGAAGAGGCGGCGTTGGACCTGATCAAGCTGTCGAACAAAGAGGACGAAGCCTTTGTGGTTGACTTCTCCTGGGAGGCGTTTATCGATGCGGACTTCACCAACAACATCGATAAACTCCGCGAAGGCTTGAACTACGTTAAGTCCAGTGGAGGAACGGCAGTCTACGACGCTCTGGTTGCCTCGGCGGACTATCTGGCGAAGAACGCCAAGCATCCAAAGCAGGTTCTTTTGGTGGTTACCGACGGCGAAGATAACGCTTCCAGCGCTACGCTCGAACAGGCAATCCGCCGTATTCAGGACCTGGATGGTCCGGTGATCTATTCGGTCGGCCTGCTTTTCGGGCAGGACACTGACAAGCGGGAGTCGCGCCATGCCAGGAGAGTTCTGGAGACCTTGAGTGAACAGACGGGGGGCGTAGCTTATTTCCCGAAGTCGCTCAAAGAGGTCAATTCGATCGCGGCCCAGGTGGCGCAGGACATCCGGACCCAGTACACGATCGCGTATCACTCGACCAAGTCACCGACACTGGGTGGTTATCGGCAGATTCGGGTGGAGGCGAAGGCGAAGGGAATGGGCAAGCTCTCGGTCCGTACGCGAACCGGATATTACCCGCACATAGCATCCGATGCGGCTGCGGAGGGACAGGCTACGTCTGCTGCATCTCAACCAGATGAGGCGTCGAAACGGCCCTGA
- a CDS encoding GerMN domain-containing protein, with protein MIPRYQRVLFWILVSCILGMGAFLLRGCREAQKRLTALNDATPLAAPTTTATEEVTLYVASDADGAIRPIRSQIALPQDPSLKARSLVENLLAQYSQPDSAHPLQSGPSVDDIFLLSDMPAGAKRTILVNFRGSFVDNHPSGIEVEQLTLNSIIGTLHAAFPDFKEVRFLIDGQSRPTLAGHAGLDHPYALVDTSMHPPAPSEAATQP; from the coding sequence ATGATTCCCCGCTACCAGCGCGTTCTGTTCTGGATTCTCGTCAGTTGCATCCTGGGGATGGGTGCTTTTCTGCTGCGAGGGTGCAGAGAGGCGCAAAAGCGCCTGACCGCCCTGAACGATGCCACTCCTCTGGCCGCTCCAACGACCACGGCCACCGAGGAAGTTACGCTCTACGTCGCCTCGGATGCCGATGGAGCCATACGTCCTATCCGTTCGCAGATTGCTCTGCCGCAGGATCCGTCGCTCAAGGCTCGGTCTCTGGTCGAAAATCTACTTGCCCAATACTCGCAGCCGGACTCTGCCCATCCGCTTCAGAGTGGGCCTTCCGTGGACGACATCTTTCTACTCTCAGATATGCCTGCCGGCGCGAAACGGACCATCCTGGTGAACTTCCGCGGGTCGTTTGTGGACAACCACCCTTCCGGGATCGAGGTCGAGCAGCTTACGCTGAACTCCATCATCGGCACGCTTCACGCAGCGTTTCCAGATTTCAAAGAAGTACGATTTCTGATCGATGGCCAGTCCCGTCCGACCCTCGCGGGACACGCCGGGCTGGATCATCCTTATG
- a CDS encoding N-acetylmuramoyl-L-alanine amidase, giving the protein MISKRFSILTPAMLLLTYTAAPMRAQQSRPMPTPQVQAPTSAPATPKPAPAFYRNLIVLDPAHGGRDNGAQISGTTAEKDVTLAFAQKLRPALVAQGFTVVATRDSDPADELASDMRAGIANHDRPLVCLLLHATGSGTGVHLVSSSLPQANEKSSARALPWDRAQEPMVAMSTRLANELGLALEDAHVPVLLLRGSVPPIDNLICPAVAVEISPLKGDSGKVVPVTDGAYQQRVINALATAIASFRTHNAPSPTQTSAGRAGATQ; this is encoded by the coding sequence GTGATCTCGAAACGCTTCTCCATCCTGACGCCTGCGATGCTTCTGCTGACCTATACTGCAGCGCCGATGCGTGCGCAGCAGAGCAGGCCGATGCCCACACCACAGGTCCAGGCGCCCACCAGCGCTCCTGCGACGCCTAAACCTGCGCCAGCGTTCTATCGGAATCTCATCGTTCTGGACCCCGCACATGGTGGGCGGGACAATGGCGCACAGATATCCGGCACAACCGCGGAGAAGGACGTCACACTCGCTTTCGCACAGAAGCTGCGCCCGGCCCTCGTGGCACAAGGGTTTACCGTGGTCGCCACCCGCGACTCCGACCCCGCAGATGAGCTGGCCAGCGATATGCGGGCTGGAATCGCGAACCACGACCGTCCACTGGTTTGCCTTCTTCTTCATGCAACCGGCTCAGGCACCGGCGTTCATCTGGTGTCCTCGTCGCTTCCACAGGCAAACGAGAAGTCCTCAGCCCGCGCGCTCCCCTGGGATCGCGCCCAGGAGCCAATGGTTGCGATGAGCACCCGGCTCGCCAATGAGCTTGGCCTTGCGCTTGAGGATGCTCATGTTCCCGTGCTTCTGCTTCGAGGATCCGTGCCCCCCATCGATAACCTGATCTGCCCGGCGGTTGCCGTTGAGATATCCCCACTCAAGGGTGACTCCGGCAAAGTCGTACCGGTCACGGACGGCGCCTATCAGCAGCGAGTGATCAATGCACTTGCCACCGCCATCGCGTCGTTCCGCACCCACAACGCACCTTCTCCCACGCAAACCAGCGCTGGGCGCGCAGGAGCAACGCAATGA
- a CDS encoding PLP-dependent aspartate aminotransferase family protein, whose protein sequence is MLKKTGFATRAIHDGQEPEKLTGAVNVPIFLTSTYQQEEIGKHKGHEYARLTNPTRDALEENLRSLEGGASAHAFASGMAAITAMCTMMKTGDHIVCSDNVYGGTQRVFDQVLANYGLTFTYVDTSVAENVAAAIRPETRLVHVETPTNPMMAITDIRAVADICHARGVELSVDNTFLSPYLQQPIQLGADIVMHSTTKFLNGHSDGLGGVLVCTKPEQAERFRFVQKCTGGILSPFESYLLLRGVKTLAVRMKQHDENGRAVAEFFAGHKSVERVFYPGLKDHPQHELATRQQRGFGSMISIELGSLERANAFARRLKLGYLAESLGGVETLVCHPATMTHAAIGAEGRARLGITDGLMRISVGIEDVEDIIADFDQALAV, encoded by the coding sequence ATGCTAAAGAAGACAGGTTTTGCCACGCGGGCGATTCATGACGGCCAGGAGCCAGAGAAGCTGACCGGAGCCGTCAACGTCCCCATCTTCCTGACCTCGACCTACCAACAGGAGGAGATCGGCAAGCATAAGGGTCACGAATATGCCCGGCTGACGAACCCGACGCGCGATGCCCTGGAAGAGAACCTTCGTTCGCTCGAAGGTGGCGCCAGTGCACATGCCTTCGCCTCGGGCATGGCCGCGATCACGGCGATGTGCACCATGATGAAGACGGGCGATCACATTGTCTGCTCGGACAACGTCTACGGTGGCACGCAGCGTGTCTTCGACCAGGTGCTGGCAAACTATGGGCTAACATTCACGTACGTCGATACCAGCGTTGCTGAGAACGTAGCGGCGGCGATACGTCCGGAGACCAGGCTGGTCCACGTGGAGACGCCGACGAATCCGATGATGGCGATCACGGATATCCGGGCTGTGGCCGATATCTGCCATGCGAGAGGCGTGGAGCTGAGCGTCGACAACACTTTTCTTTCTCCGTATCTGCAGCAGCCTATCCAACTGGGCGCGGACATTGTGATGCATTCGACCACGAAGTTTCTGAATGGCCATTCCGACGGCCTGGGCGGCGTTCTGGTCTGCACGAAGCCCGAGCAGGCGGAGCGGTTTCGCTTTGTGCAGAAGTGCACGGGGGGCATACTATCTCCGTTCGAAAGCTATCTGTTACTGCGCGGTGTAAAGACACTGGCAGTGCGGATGAAGCAGCATGACGAGAATGGCCGCGCCGTTGCAGAATTTTTTGCCGGGCATAAATCGGTCGAGCGGGTCTTCTATCCGGGCCTCAAGGATCATCCTCAGCATGAGCTGGCGACCCGGCAGCAGAGGGGGTTCGGCTCGATGATCTCAATCGAGCTTGGTTCGCTGGAGAGGGCCAATGCATTCGCTCGCAGGCTGAAGCTTGGTTATCTGGCTGAGTCCCTGGGTGGGGTGGAGACGCTTGTCTGTCACCCGGCCACAATGACACATGCAGCGATTGGGGCCGAGGGACGGGCGCGGCTCGGGATCACCGACGGCCTGATGCGGATCTCAGTCGGGATCGAGGATGTTGAGGACATCATCGCCGATTTCGATCAGGCGCTCGCGGTGTAG
- a CDS encoding PepSY domain-containing protein yields the protein MLTTLLHHPRKLWLRRAIFQVHLWLGVLLSLYIFVIGLSGSILVFQDEIRQASLPAVSFDPIHIAPVESVIAQAHRAFPDQQITYIAQPQPSNPWWAIYLQNAKGRSDLAYAHPVTGAPYTHRGRLFIDFVLDLHIFLLAGPKGFIVNCVAGIGLLILALTGLVLWWPGVKLWTRGFFISLRHRWKRINYDAHSAIGIWTLLIVSWWGLTAVYFLMPEKVAAVVNVVSPVVGMKEPELPKAVSEASTSIAPIPDILATARNTSSGLLEGFSLPQKPGDNFTVYMDRGAPGDFSHRDILTFDGHSGKLLTLWHYGENRSFGDWFLWLMYPLHFGTLWGTTVKVIWALLGFSLPVLTVTGLLMYWNRYLHSRWRALCG from the coding sequence ATGCTCACAACACTTCTCCATCACCCACGTAAGCTCTGGCTGCGCAGGGCGATCTTCCAGGTTCATCTCTGGCTGGGCGTCCTGCTCTCCCTTTACATCTTCGTCATTGGCCTCAGCGGATCGATCCTCGTCTTTCAGGATGAAATCCGCCAAGCCTCCTTGCCTGCCGTTTCCTTCGACCCGATCCATATCGCTCCCGTTGAGTCCGTCATCGCTCAGGCTCACCGCGCGTTTCCCGATCAACAGATCACCTATATCGCACAGCCTCAACCTTCCAATCCCTGGTGGGCGATCTATCTCCAGAACGCAAAGGGCAGATCGGACCTGGCCTATGCCCATCCCGTAACCGGAGCGCCCTACACCCATCGCGGCAGGCTCTTCATCGACTTTGTCCTCGATCTGCACATCTTCCTTCTCGCCGGCCCAAAAGGATTCATCGTCAACTGCGTCGCAGGAATCGGCCTGCTTATCCTCGCTCTCACCGGACTGGTCCTCTGGTGGCCCGGCGTAAAGCTCTGGACGCGGGGGTTCTTCATCTCTCTCCGCCATCGCTGGAAGCGGATCAACTATGACGCTCACAGCGCCATTGGCATCTGGACCCTTCTGATCGTCAGCTGGTGGGGATTGACTGCCGTTTACTTTCTCATGCCGGAAAAAGTCGCAGCCGTCGTAAACGTTGTTTCCCCCGTCGTGGGAATGAAAGAGCCAGAGCTGCCAAAGGCGGTATCTGAAGCCTCTACCTCAATCGCGCCGATCCCGGATATCCTCGCAACCGCTCGCAACACATCATCCGGCCTGCTTGAAGGCTTCAGCCTTCCTCAAAAGCCCGGCGATAACTTCACCGTCTACATGGACCGCGGCGCACCCGGCGATTTTTCGCATCGCGACATCCTCACCTTTGACGGCCACTCAGGAAAACTCCTTACCCTCTGGCACTATGGCGAAAACCGCTCCTTCGGCGACTGGTTCCTCTGGCTGATGTACCCTCTTCACTTCGGCACCCTCTGGGGAACAACGGTCAAGGTCATTTGGGCGCTGCTCGGCTTCAGCCTTCCCGTTTTGACCGTCACCGGCCTGCTGATGTACTGGAACCGTTATCTTCACTCGCGTTGGCGTGCTCTGTGCGGATAG
- the cysK gene encoding cysteine synthase A, translating to MRIAQTVTELVGQTPMVRLRALEPEDGAEIWAKLEYLNPGGSVKDRAALGIVLDAERRGVLTPGSTIVEATAGNTGVGLALIGVNRGYRVVLYVPEQFAEEKCILMRALGATVVRTPAEEGMAGAIRRALEYEWQTPGAFAALQFENPANPDFHEQTTAVEIWEQMEGHVDAWISGVGSAGTFTGVARFLKKKRSHIQCIAVEPQGSILQGGEPGPHKVEGIGVSFIPATFDAGVCDRVMRVMDPPAFEMVKRLAAEAGVFAGSSAGAMVSAAVDVARELGPEQRVVTIIPDSAERYLSKGIF from the coding sequence ATGCGTATTGCACAGACGGTTACAGAGTTGGTTGGGCAGACACCGATGGTGCGCCTGAGGGCGCTTGAGCCTGAGGATGGAGCAGAGATCTGGGCCAAGCTGGAGTACCTGAATCCCGGTGGAAGTGTGAAGGATCGGGCCGCGCTTGGCATCGTGCTCGATGCAGAGCGTCGCGGCGTCCTTACTCCGGGTTCGACGATTGTGGAGGCCACCGCTGGAAACACGGGCGTCGGGCTGGCGCTGATCGGCGTCAATCGGGGCTACCGCGTCGTTCTCTATGTTCCGGAGCAGTTTGCGGAGGAGAAGTGCATCCTGATGCGCGCGCTTGGAGCGACGGTTGTCAGAACTCCTGCGGAGGAGGGTATGGCTGGCGCAATCCGCCGGGCTCTGGAGTACGAATGGCAGACGCCGGGCGCCTTCGCTGCGCTTCAGTTTGAGAATCCAGCCAATCCGGACTTCCACGAGCAGACCACCGCGGTCGAGATATGGGAGCAGATGGAGGGTCACGTCGATGCATGGATCTCGGGGGTCGGTTCCGCAGGCACATTTACAGGTGTAGCGCGTTTTCTGAAGAAGAAGAGATCCCATATTCAATGCATTGCGGTTGAGCCGCAGGGAAGCATTCTGCAGGGTGGAGAACCCGGGCCACATAAGGTGGAAGGAATCGGAGTTTCGTTCATTCCGGCGACCTTTGATGCGGGTGTTTGTGATCGGGTGATGCGCGTCATGGACCCTCCAGCGTTCGAAATGGTGAAGCGGCTGGCGGCCGAGGCCGGAGTGTTTGCCGGTTCCAGTGCCGGCGCGATGGTGTCTGCCGCTGTCGATGTGGCACGGGAACTTGGTCCAGAGCAGCGTGTGGTGACGATTATTCCGGATTCGGCGGAGAGGTATCTTTCGAAGGGAATCTTTTAG